Within Microbacterium oryzae, the genomic segment GGCCGTGCAGTGCACGCGACTCACGCTCGTCGTCGGGGCGGGTGACGAGAACCTGGTTCTCCTCGACCTTGACCTCGATCGGCTTGGCCACCGAGAGGGCGAGCTCGCCCTTGGGGCCCTTGACCGCAACCTGCGACCCGTCGACCGTCACAGAGACGCCGGCGGGGATGTCGATGGGAAGACGTCCGATACGCGACATGTTTCGATCACCACACGTAGGCGAGAACTTCTCCGCCCACGCCCTTCTGCTCGGCCTGGCGGTCGGTGAGGAGACCGCTGGAGGTGGAAAGGATGGCGACACCGAGACCGCCGAGCACGCGAGGAAGCTCGGTCGACTTCGCGTACACGCGGAGACCGGGCTTCGAGACGCGCTTGATGCCCGCGATGGAGCGCTCACGGTTCGGGCCGTACTTGAGAGTCAGGGTGAGGGTCTTGCCGACGCGTGCGTCCGACTCCTCCCAAGACTGGATGTAGCCCTCCTGGCGGAGGATGTCGGCGATGTGCGTCTTGAGCTTGCTCGACGGCAGCGACACGCTGTCGTGGTGCGCCGAGTTCGCATTGCGCAGACGGGTCAGCAGATCTGCGACCGGGTCTGTCATTGTCATACGACTTGTCCTTTGTTCATGAGGTTTCGGCTGCCGTTACACGACAGACGACCTTCGATGACCTGCGATTTTCAGTTGTGAGCTCATGCGAGACGCCCCCGCGGCGCGCGGCCGCGGGGGCGAAACGCATCAAGCAAACGCCCTAGTGTATCAGGCCTGCTCGTCGTTCTTGCCGACGAAGGGGAAGCCGAGGTGGCGCAGGAACGCGCGTCCCTCGTCGTCCGTCTTCGCGGAGGTGACGATGGTGATGTCGAAGCCGCGGACGCGGTCGATCCGGTCCTGGTCGATCTCGTGGAAGATCGACTGCTCCTGCACACCGAAGGTGTAGTTGCCGTTGCCGTCGAACTGCTTCGGCGACAGGCCGCGGAAGTCGCGGATGCGGGGCAGCGCCAGCGAGATCAGGCGGTCCAGGAACTCCCACGCGCGGTCACCGCGGAGGGTGACGTGCGCGCCGATGGCCTGGCCCTCACGCAGCTTGAACTGCGCGATCGACTTCTTGGCCTTGGTCACGATGGGCTTCTGGCCGGTGATGGCGGTGAGGTCGGAGACCGCGCCCTCGATGACCTTGCTGTCGCGAGCGGCCTCGCCGACACCCGTGTTCACGACCACCTTGACGAGACCGGGAACCTGCATCGGGTTGGCATAGCCGAACTCGTCCTGCAGCTTCTGACGGATCTCGTCCCGGTAGACCTGCTTCATGCGCGGCTGGATTCGGCCAGTCTGCGCAGCGGTATCCGTGCTCATTGTCAGATGTCCTTACCCGAC encodes:
- the rpsH gene encoding 30S ribosomal protein S8, translating into MTMTDPVADLLTRLRNANSAHHDSVSLPSSKLKTHIADILRQEGYIQSWEESDARVGKTLTLTLKYGPNRERSIAGIKRVSKPGLRVYAKSTELPRVLGGLGVAILSTSSGLLTDRQAEQKGVGGEVLAYVW
- the rplE gene encoding 50S ribosomal protein L5 — protein: MSTDTAAQTGRIQPRMKQVYRDEIRQKLQDEFGYANPMQVPGLVKVVVNTGVGEAARDSKVIEGAVSDLTAITGQKPIVTKAKKSIAQFKLREGQAIGAHVTLRGDRAWEFLDRLISLALPRIRDFRGLSPKQFDGNGNYTFGVQEQSIFHEIDQDRIDRVRGFDITIVTSAKTDDEGRAFLRHLGFPFVGKNDEQA